The Ignavibacteria bacterium genomic interval GAACAGAAAATGGCTATTTTAAGAGAGCTGCTTGAGGAGAAAGCACCTATTAGCCGGATAGCAGAAACGTACGAGATCCATCCTAACGACATCTATAACTGGAGGAAGAAGCTCTTTGAAAGTGCTTCGGATGTATTCGTCCCCAATAAATTATGGAACAATAAAACTGAATCAGAAGAGAAGATAAAGCAGCTTGAGGATAAGCTGAAAAAACGGGAAGGGGCCATAAGCTACCTGGTGCAGGACAATATTACCTTAAAAAAAGTATAGATGGGGAGAACTGAACCTAAAGTGGGTTGAACCTGATATAAGGGACAGTGTCATTCAGTATGTTCATAAAATATGTCCTTTGTCCGCTTATAAAACAAAAAGAATTGTACAGATGATCGGCATTTATTTATCAAAATTCTACTACCCGTAGAGTAACGGCAAGATCGAGCGTTTGCACTGTACGATTAGTGAAGAATGTTTAAGAAAACAGTCCATTATCGATCTTGAAGATGAATGACATAAGGTCAGCATTTATATTGAGTTCTATAATACAAAAATGCTGCACAGTTTCCAGAATTATCTGACTCCTGAAGATTTCCTCCTTGGAAGAATTGATGCTAAGCTTCAGGCTCGTGAGGCCAAGTTTAAGAATGCGAAAAAGGTAAGACCAATGAAAGATTTGCTTCTTAAATGTGGAGAGTCTTTACAAATATATTTTTAACAAAATTCCTTTTTTACTTGAACCATTACACAACAATTTAATTTAAGGATAATTTATGGCTTTTGATACAAAACAAAAATCCTTTATAGCTTTTAGAGATATCATATCTGAAAGAACTTCAAGAGTAGCTGCTTGGGTGGGATCAGGTTTAAGCACCCCAGCTGGTTTACCTACTTGGCCTCAATTAAAAAACGAATTGCAATTAGAATTAAAAAACAAAATTAATAGTATTGATGAAAAAGACAGGAAAAAGCTCTCCCATTCTTTAAGAGATATTGAAAAAGAAAGTAATTATTGGCTGGCCTTCCAAAGGTTAAAAGATGATCTTGGAAGAACCACATATAATGAGACAATTAGGAATATATTTCAAGCGACAAGTACTGCACCTATTCCATGCTATTATACATTATTGTGGAAATTAAAAATCAGCGGACTATTGAACCTTAATATTGATAGATTTGCCACTAAAGCAAGGAAAGGGCTTGTTACTGCAAGCAACGAGATTGAGTTTAATGGTAAAAATATATCCGAATATTTGCATGTTTTGAAACAACCTCATCCATTCATCGTTAACCTACATGGGATATTAGAAGATACGACAACTTGGGTATTTACAAAAAATGAATTAAACCGACTTTTCAAGAATCCAGGATACTCGAAATTTGTAACCAGTTGTTTAGCGTCATATACAATCCTTTTTATTGGAATAACGGCTGATGATTTTGCAGTAGGTGGTCATTTGGAGGAATTAGCAAAACAAAAAATAAATTCGGGAACTCACTTTTGGGTTACAGATAGGACTGATTTACAAACCGATCGATGGGCAGAAAACAACAATATTAGAATAATTAGATATTCGGCTATAAATGGAAATCATTCGGAATTGAATGATTTTTTTGAAAATATTATAAATTATGTTCCAAAAGATGTTATTGCTCCTCCAGTATTACCTGGGACTATCGAAAAAAACAATGGTAATGGCTCTAGTATACTATCGCCCGAAGAAATTATCAAACTTGACACCAATAAAATCAGAATGATTTTGAATATAAAAGCAAAAGAATTACTAGAAAACTCTAATGGCAAATTTGGCGAATATGAAGAGTTTTGCAAATTATATGATGAAGCGATATATAGAGCATGGTACACTAGTGACGAAAATGGAAAGAATAATTTACTTGCTTATAAACTTCAAGAATTCAAATCAAGAGGGGCATTTGGGCGCGTCTTTCTGGCAAAGGACAAAAATAATAATGATGTTGCGATAAAAGTTTTAAAAGAAGAAGAAAGAAAGAAAACTGATTTTTTGCAATCATTTCGAAGAGGCGTTAGATCAATGAGAATTCTTGCCGAAAGGCATGTTGAAGGCATGGTGGCATATAAGGAAGCATATGAAATCCCGGCCTTTGTTGTGATGGAGTGGATTAATGGCCCCAACTTAAATGAAGCAGTGAGAGCAAAACAACTTAAATCTTGGGACGATATTTTAAGAGTTGTAACAGAACTTACTAATATAATATCGAATGCACATCATATTCCCGAAAGAGTATTACATAGGGATCTTAGACCAGCTAATATTATGCTTGAGAACTATTATACTTCAGCTGATTGGAAAGTAAAAATATTAGACTTTGATTTATCATGGCATATTGGCGCATCTGAAAAATCAGTATTAAACGATACTACAACGACTGGCTATTTAGCACCAGAACAATTACAAACTATAAGAGGTATTTCAACAAGAAATGCAGCTGTTGATTCTTTCGGATTAGGAATGACCTTGTTTTTTATCCTCACTGAAAGAGATCCTATTCAATCAGAGCATAAACATAAAGATTGGGAAACTACAATTTATGATGCTGCAAGACAAAATTCTTGTAAGGACTGGAAATCACTACCAACAAGATTTACAAGGTTAATATTTTATGCGACAAAACATAATCAATCTGAACGCTGGGACATGGGCCAAATCAAGGCTGAACTCGATCGACTTTATGATACATTACTTAACCCATTAAAAATCGAATCTTCCGAATTATTAGCAGAAGAAATAATAGCTAGAACAAATTACGACTATAGCTGGGAGTGTGATAAATTAGCTGCCAATATCGACTTCCCAAGTGGGGCAAATATTCAGTTAATCGGTAATGAATCTAATAAAAATATTGAGCTAAAAATAATATGGACGGACAAAGGTATTTCAAGTGCAAAAAATGTGAGCAAATGGTTACATGATGTTTATCCCAAGGTCATATCAATTGCCGAATTATCTGGTTGGAAAACTACACTTAAAAGCTGCAAGGAAAGGACTTTAAGAATTAATGGAGAAATCCACGTAACACAAGCAAGGCAAAACATTAAAAAATATAGTAACTCTATTATCAAGATATGTAATAGTTTGCAATTTAAATAATTAAAATGGTCCACATAATAAGAATATATTAAATATACTATTTATTCATTTGTACAGAAGTACAAGTTACAAATTCATAAAATAAATAATAAGGGCTATAGAAAATATATAAATATGATTATGGGGCTATTAAATTACAATAAGAATAATGGATATATATTTGGGGCCGAGTCGGTATTTAAGTAAACTTGATGTGGCGAACTATTTTATGCTTGCGATAAGAGGGCATGTTCACGAGCTATCAATGCTAAA includes:
- a CDS encoding transposase, whose translation is MKARRIFTPEQKMAILRELLEEKAPISRIAETYEIHPNDIYNWRKKLFESASDVFVPNKLWNNKTESEEKIKQLEDKLKKREGAISYLVQDNITLKKV
- a CDS encoding protein kinase → MAFDTKQKSFIAFRDIISERTSRVAAWVGSGLSTPAGLPTWPQLKNELQLELKNKINSIDEKDRKKLSHSLRDIEKESNYWLAFQRLKDDLGRTTYNETIRNIFQATSTAPIPCYYTLLWKLKISGLLNLNIDRFATKARKGLVTASNEIEFNGKNISEYLHVLKQPHPFIVNLHGILEDTTTWVFTKNELNRLFKNPGYSKFVTSCLASYTILFIGITADDFAVGGHLEELAKQKINSGTHFWVTDRTDLQTDRWAENNNIRIIRYSAINGNHSELNDFFENIINYVPKDVIAPPVLPGTIEKNNGNGSSILSPEEIIKLDTNKIRMILNIKAKELLENSNGKFGEYEEFCKLYDEAIYRAWYTSDENGKNNLLAYKLQEFKSRGAFGRVFLAKDKNNNDVAIKVLKEEERKKTDFLQSFRRGVRSMRILAERHVEGMVAYKEAYEIPAFVVMEWINGPNLNEAVRAKQLKSWDDILRVVTELTNIISNAHHIPERVLHRDLRPANIMLENYYTSADWKVKILDFDLSWHIGASEKSVLNDTTTTGYLAPEQLQTIRGISTRNAAVDSFGLGMTLFFILTERDPIQSEHKHKDWETTIYDAARQNSCKDWKSLPTRFTRLIFYATKHNQSERWDMGQIKAELDRLYDTLLNPLKIESSELLAEEIIARTNYDYSWECDKLAANIDFPSGANIQLIGNESNKNIELKIIWTDKGISSAKNVSKWLHDVYPKVISIAELSGWKTTLKSCKERTLRINGEIHVTQARQNIKKYSNSIIKICNSLQFK